From the Gallaecimonas kandeliae genome, one window contains:
- a CDS encoding serine/threonine protein kinase, producing the protein MPRFNFADLTPDLILDALEELDIRVSSGLLPLNSFENRVYQFLDDDRRRWVVKFYRPERWTDAQIQEEHDFALELAAAELPVVAPERLQGRTLHHGQGYRLALYSSVGGRPVEIADLDTLDTLGQYLGRLHRLGAGRDFQYREKLDPELLLGRAGAAIAACELVPDYLQQPLKAILAPLVDTTLEAFARIKAQSIRLHGDCHAGNFLEGPNGLFVLDLDDARQGPAMQDLWMLLSGDRHEREAQLAVLVEAYEQFMDFDPAQLRLVAPLQALRQVQHLGWLAERWGDPAFPRAFPWLAEPRHWENQILNFKESLAALAEPPLRLLTGY; encoded by the coding sequence ATGCCCAGATTCAACTTTGCCGACCTGACCCCCGATCTCATCCTCGACGCCCTGGAGGAACTGGACATCAGGGTCAGCTCTGGGCTGCTGCCCCTCAACTCCTTTGAGAACAGGGTCTACCAGTTCCTCGACGACGACCGCCGGCGCTGGGTGGTCAAGTTCTACCGCCCCGAGCGCTGGACTGATGCGCAGATCCAGGAAGAGCACGACTTCGCCCTGGAACTGGCGGCGGCCGAGCTGCCGGTGGTGGCCCCAGAGCGGCTCCAGGGACGCACCTTGCACCATGGCCAGGGTTACCGCCTGGCCCTTTATTCCTCAGTGGGGGGGCGGCCGGTGGAGATAGCCGACCTCGATACCCTCGACACCCTGGGCCAGTACCTGGGCCGGCTGCACCGGTTGGGGGCCGGCCGCGATTTCCAATACCGGGAAAAGCTGGACCCCGAACTGCTGCTGGGCCGGGCCGGGGCCGCCATAGCGGCCTGCGAACTGGTGCCCGATTACCTGCAACAGCCCCTCAAGGCCATACTGGCGCCCCTGGTGGACACCACCCTGGAGGCCTTTGCTCGCATCAAGGCCCAGTCCATCCGCCTGCACGGCGACTGCCACGCCGGCAACTTCCTGGAGGGCCCCAACGGCCTCTTCGTGCTGGATCTCGACGACGCCCGCCAGGGCCCGGCCATGCAGGATCTCTGGATGCTGCTCAGCGGCGACCGCCACGAACGGGAGGCCCAATTGGCGGTGCTGGTGGAGGCCTACGAGCAGTTCATGGACTTCGACCCGGCCCAGCTGCGCCTGGTGGCGCCTTTGCAGGCCCTGCGCCAGGTCCAGCACCTGGGTTGGCTGGCCGAGCGCTGGGGCGATCCTGCCTTCCCCCGTGCCTTCCCCTGGCTGGCGGAGCCCAGGCATTGGGAAAACCAGATCCTCAACTTCAAGGAAAGCCTGGCCGCCCTGGCAGAGCCGCCGCTTAGGTTGTTGACCGGTTACTGA
- a CDS encoding MBL fold metallo-hydrolase: MKITFLGGAETVTGSKYLVTTASTRILVDCGLFQGYKWLRRRNWQTPPLDIKGLDAVVLTHAHLDHSGYLPVLCDKGFKGPIHTHAATADLCSILLPDSGRIQEEDAKFYARHQLSRHDNPEPLYDEAAAKRCLAQFQPLDFHQPLEIGDIRLHLQPAGHILGAASIILEAEGKRVGFSGDVGRDNDMLMPPPEPLPELDLLLLESTYGDRLHPLIDPFEQLAEVVNDSVKRGGVLLIPSFAVGRAQALQHMLATLMADGRIPRLPIFLDSPMAIDVTDLYLDYQRLHRLDSNQCRQMGATITFVSSVEESKALADQQYPHIIIAGSGMATGGRILHHMARLLPEHSTTVLFTGYQAGGTRGAKMLEGAQSVRIHGQWIPNKAKVTVIQGLSGHADYLGISQWLAKSKLAKGTRIQLVHGEPDALEAQRDYLRQTTDFEVEVAGYQQILTLD; this comes from the coding sequence ATGAAAATCACCTTCCTCGGCGGCGCCGAAACCGTCACCGGCTCCAAGTACCTGGTAACCACCGCCAGCACCCGCATCCTGGTGGACTGCGGCCTCTTCCAGGGCTACAAGTGGCTGCGCCGCCGCAACTGGCAGACACCGCCCCTGGACATCAAGGGCCTGGACGCCGTGGTGCTGACCCATGCCCACCTGGATCATTCCGGCTACCTGCCGGTGCTCTGTGATAAAGGCTTCAAGGGCCCCATCCACACCCACGCCGCCACCGCCGATCTGTGCAGCATCCTGCTGCCGGACAGCGGCCGCATCCAGGAAGAAGACGCCAAGTTCTACGCCCGCCACCAGCTCAGCCGCCACGACAACCCCGAACCCCTCTACGACGAGGCCGCCGCCAAGCGTTGCCTGGCCCAGTTCCAACCCCTGGATTTCCACCAGCCTTTGGAGATAGGGGACATCCGCCTGCACCTGCAACCGGCCGGCCACATACTGGGGGCCGCCAGCATCATCCTGGAGGCTGAGGGCAAGCGGGTTGGCTTCTCCGGCGACGTGGGCCGGGACAACGACATGCTGATGCCGCCCCCTGAACCCTTGCCGGAACTGGATCTGCTGCTGCTCGAATCCACCTACGGCGACCGGCTCCACCCCCTAATCGATCCCTTCGAGCAGCTGGCGGAGGTGGTCAACGACAGCGTCAAGCGAGGCGGTGTCTTGCTGATCCCCAGCTTCGCCGTGGGCCGGGCCCAGGCCCTGCAACACATGCTGGCCACCCTGATGGCGGATGGGCGCATCCCCCGCCTGCCCATCTTCCTGGACAGCCCCATGGCCATAGACGTCACCGACCTCTACCTCGACTACCAGCGGTTGCACCGCCTCGACAGCAACCAGTGCCGGCAGATGGGCGCCACTATCACCTTTGTCAGCAGTGTCGAAGAGTCCAAGGCCCTGGCCGACCAGCAATACCCCCATATCATCATCGCCGGCAGCGGCATGGCCACAGGGGGGCGGATACTGCACCACATGGCAAGGCTGCTGCCCGAGCACAGCACCACAGTACTCTTCACCGGCTACCAGGCCGGCGGCACCCGTGGTGCCAAGATGCTGGAAGGGGCACAGAGCGTCAGGATCCACGGCCAGTGGATCCCCAACAAGGCCAAGGTAACAGTGATCCAGGGGCTGTCCGGCCATGCCGACTACCTGGGGATCAGCCAGTGGCTGGCGAAGTCAAAATTAGCGAAGGGCACCCGCATCCAACTGGTGCATGGCGAACCGGACGCCCTGGAGGCCCAGCGCGACTACCTGCGCCAGACCACGGATTTCGAGGTGGAAGTAGCGGGCTACCAGCAGATCCTGACGTTGGACTGA
- a CDS encoding thiol:disulfide interchange protein DsbA/DsbL yields the protein MKKLLLGLVALCLVPLAFAKDFKEGENYEVIKMAGPTAQPEVTEYFSFLCPHCYAFEPFVQELKAQLPKNVKFDRNHVDFLGRDLGVDLSRSYAVMELLGVEDKVGPKMFSFIHEQHLKLTGMDDIRKVFVAAGVPGEEFDSAVNSFSVSGRLAQMERNTQSSDIKGVPTLIVNGKYKVKTGSVSSKEELFQLVDYLTQLKD from the coding sequence ATGAAGAAGCTGCTGTTGGGCCTTGTCGCCCTCTGCCTGGTACCCCTTGCCTTTGCCAAGGATTTCAAGGAAGGCGAGAACTACGAAGTGATCAAGATGGCGGGCCCCACAGCTCAGCCCGAAGTCACCGAATACTTCTCCTTCCTGTGCCCCCACTGCTATGCCTTCGAACCCTTCGTCCAGGAACTCAAGGCGCAGCTGCCCAAGAACGTCAAGTTCGACCGCAACCACGTGGACTTCCTGGGCCGCGACCTGGGTGTGGATCTGTCCCGCTCCTACGCCGTGATGGAACTGCTGGGCGTGGAAGACAAGGTGGGCCCCAAGATGTTCTCCTTCATCCATGAACAGCACCTCAAGCTGACCGGCATGGACGACATCCGTAAGGTGTTCGTGGCCGCCGGCGTGCCGGGTGAAGAGTTCGACTCCGCCGTCAACTCCTTCTCCGTCAGCGGCCGCCTGGCCCAGATGGAGCGCAACACCCAGAGCTCCGACATCAAGGGTGTGCCCACCCTGATCGTCAACGGCAAGTACAAGGTCAAGACAGGTTCGGTCTCCTCCAAGGAAGAACTCTTCCAACTGGTGGATTACCTGACGCAGTTGAAAGACTGA
- a CDS encoding DsbA family protein, with amino-acid sequence MKNGLLALLFCFASGLMAADFQEGKNYEVLKDPHPGPEPELVEFFSFLCPHCYAFEGIINQVEAELPQGVHFDKVHIEPFGGEQGKLMARAWAIMSVMGVEKQVAPKIFEGRHRYKIQYRDLRDIRAAFVAAGVKGEEFDAASRSFPVESRLAQMRAKVEELQPRSIPDLVVNGKYRIDRASVPDAKQLEALVEYLLNKK; translated from the coding sequence ATGAAAAACGGACTTTTAGCCTTGCTGTTCTGCTTCGCCTCCGGCCTGATGGCGGCGGACTTCCAGGAAGGCAAGAACTACGAAGTGTTGAAAGATCCCCACCCCGGCCCTGAGCCGGAATTGGTGGAGTTCTTCTCCTTCCTTTGCCCCCACTGTTATGCCTTCGAGGGCATCATCAACCAGGTGGAGGCCGAGCTGCCCCAGGGCGTGCATTTCGACAAGGTGCACATAGAGCCCTTCGGCGGCGAGCAGGGCAAGCTGATGGCCAGGGCCTGGGCCATCATGTCGGTGATGGGTGTGGAGAAACAGGTGGCACCGAAGATCTTCGAAGGCCGCCACCGCTACAAGATACAGTACCGTGACCTGCGGGATATTCGCGCTGCCTTCGTGGCCGCCGGGGTCAAGGGTGAGGAGTTCGACGCCGCCTCCCGTTCCTTCCCGGTGGAGAGCCGGCTGGCCCAGATGCGGGCCAAGGTGGAGGAGCTGCAACCCAGGAGCATTCCCGACCTGGTGGTGAACGGCAAGTACCGGATAGACAGGGCTTCGGTGCCGGATGCCAAGCAACTGGAAGCCCTTGTTGAGTATCTGCTGAACAAAAAGTAA
- a CDS encoding cytochrome c5 family protein, which translates to MSRSSKVLAFSLALVAASVLASTDTEKDKERQAIAERIKPVGSVYLEGEGAAAQAAKPSGPRTGQQVYQGACFACHGTGALGAPKVHTADWDPRVAKGMDVLLGHALNGFNAMPPKGTCGDCSEAEIKAAIEFMSSKS; encoded by the coding sequence GTGAGCAGATCCAGCAAAGTCCTGGCTTTCAGCCTGGCCCTGGTAGCGGCCAGTGTCCTGGCGAGCACCGACACCGAAAAGGACAAGGAAAGGCAGGCCATCGCCGAGCGCATCAAGCCGGTGGGGTCTGTCTACCTGGAAGGGGAAGGCGCCGCGGCCCAGGCTGCCAAACCCTCAGGCCCCCGTACCGGCCAGCAGGTTTACCAGGGAGCCTGTTTCGCCTGCCACGGCACCGGAGCCCTGGGGGCGCCCAAGGTCCATACCGCCGACTGGGATCCCCGCGTGGCCAAGGGCATGGACGTGCTGCTGGGCCACGCCCTCAACGGCTTCAACGCCATGCCCCCTAAAGGCACCTGTGGGGACTGCTCCGAAGCCGAGATCAAGGCGGCCATCGAGTTCATGAGCAGTAAATCTTAA
- a CDS encoding MFS transporter, with protein sequence MDKFAPRRSLPAAIWALGGVSLLMDTSSELIHSLLPLFLVGSLGASALLVGLIEGLAEATALVVKLFSGLLSDHLGRRKGLALAGYGLSALTKPLFALAGSVGLVLAARLLDRVGKGIRGAPRDALVADLTPPGLRGAAFGLRQALDTVGACLGPLLAVGLMLLWQLDFQTLFWVAAIPATLAVLLLALGVKEPASDWRPAAQPGFRGLGQLGSDYWQLVAVGALFALARFSEAFLLLRAQQGGWDKALVPLVLVAMNLVYALTAYPFGRLSDRFERHRLLALGLLVLIAADLILAWDGHWAAVLAGVLLWGLHMGMTQGLLAAMVADRAPVALRGTAFGFFNLVSGLAMLIASLLAGLVWDQLGPGACFLVGAGFSGLSLLALQARSLINT encoded by the coding sequence TTGGATAAATTCGCCCCCCGCCGTTCCCTGCCTGCCGCCATCTGGGCGCTGGGCGGGGTCAGCCTCTTGATGGATACCTCTTCCGAACTGATCCACAGCCTGCTGCCGCTGTTCCTGGTGGGCAGCCTGGGCGCCAGCGCCCTGTTGGTGGGGCTGATCGAGGGCCTGGCAGAAGCCACGGCCCTGGTGGTCAAGCTCTTCTCCGGCCTGCTCAGCGACCACCTCGGCAGGCGCAAGGGCCTGGCCCTGGCCGGCTATGGGCTGAGCGCCCTCACCAAGCCCCTGTTCGCCCTGGCCGGCTCAGTGGGCTTGGTGCTGGCCGCCCGGCTGCTGGACAGGGTGGGCAAGGGGATCCGCGGGGCCCCCCGGGACGCCCTGGTGGCAGACCTCACCCCGCCCGGGCTGCGCGGCGCCGCCTTTGGCCTGCGCCAAGCCCTGGACACCGTAGGCGCCTGCCTGGGTCCACTGCTGGCGGTGGGCTTGATGCTGCTCTGGCAACTCGACTTCCAAACCCTGTTTTGGGTCGCTGCCATACCGGCCACCCTGGCGGTGCTGCTGCTGGCCCTGGGGGTCAAGGAACCCGCCTCGGACTGGCGTCCGGCAGCGCAGCCGGGGTTCAGGGGGCTGGGGCAGCTGGGGTCAGACTATTGGCAACTGGTGGCGGTAGGGGCCCTGTTTGCCCTGGCCCGCTTCAGCGAGGCCTTCCTGCTGCTGAGGGCCCAGCAAGGGGGCTGGGATAAGGCCCTGGTTCCCCTGGTGCTGGTGGCCATGAACCTGGTCTACGCCCTGACCGCCTACCCTTTTGGCCGCTTGTCGGACCGCTTCGAACGCCACCGGCTGCTGGCCCTGGGGTTGCTGGTACTGATCGCCGCCGACCTGATACTGGCCTGGGACGGCCATTGGGCCGCGGTACTGGCAGGGGTACTGCTTTGGGGGCTGCATATGGGCATGACCCAGGGCCTGCTGGCGGCCATGGTCGCGGACAGGGCGCCTGTGGCCCTGCGTGGCACCGCCTTCGGCTTTTTCAACCTGGTCAGTGGCCTGGCCATGCTCATCGCCAGCCTGCTGGCGGGCCTGGTCTGGGACCAGCTGGGGCCTGGGGCCTGCTTCCTGGTGGGAGCCGGCTTCAGCGGCTTGTCGCTCCTGGCACTGCAGGCCAGGAGCCTCATCAACACCTGA
- the ccoG gene encoding cytochrome c oxidase accessory protein CcoG, with protein MSEQIPVKDVTPDVQIQQPDPRKSNSFNPRNRIYVRAVQGLYQRLRQRMGFVMLGLFLLLPWVPYGGRQGILLDIADQKFQLFGLTLMPQDFTLVAYLFMLAAFSLFFVTTFLGRVWCGYMCPQTVWTFLFIWFEEKFEGTANQRKKLDQSPWNFDKAWRKAAKHLGWLAVALLTSLTFVAYFVPARELFPGFFTLQAGGWTSFAVIFFAFCTYGNAGWMREIMCTHICPYARFQSVMFDKDTFIVGYDPRRGEPRGPRSRKQDHKALGLGDCIDCQLCVQVCPTGIDIRNGLQYECINCGACIDACDGVMDKMGYPRKLISYTTEHQLSGGKTHVARPKLIGYGAVMAVMLGLFVLTLATRSLAQLDVVRDRNALYRETNEGLIENSYTLKVLNKDAKVHDFVLKVKGLPADAQWNGDQHIQVAPGELATLPISLVLDPADLKKPITDIHFQAQAADDPGIQADQDSRFFGPH; from the coding sequence ATGAGCGAGCAGATCCCGGTCAAGGACGTGACACCGGACGTGCAGATCCAGCAGCCGGATCCCCGCAAGTCCAACAGCTTCAACCCCCGCAACCGCATCTATGTCAGGGCCGTACAGGGGCTCTACCAGCGGCTGCGCCAGCGCATGGGGTTCGTGATGCTGGGGCTCTTCCTGCTGCTGCCCTGGGTCCCCTACGGCGGCCGCCAGGGCATACTGCTGGATATCGCCGACCAGAAATTCCAGCTCTTCGGCCTGACCCTGATGCCCCAGGATTTCACCCTGGTGGCCTACCTCTTCATGCTGGCGGCCTTCAGCCTCTTCTTCGTCACCACCTTCCTGGGCCGGGTCTGGTGCGGCTACATGTGCCCCCAGACGGTCTGGACCTTCCTCTTCATCTGGTTCGAAGAGAAGTTCGAAGGCACCGCCAACCAGCGCAAGAAGCTGGACCAGAGCCCCTGGAACTTCGACAAGGCCTGGCGCAAGGCCGCCAAACACCTGGGCTGGCTGGCGGTGGCCCTGCTCACCTCCCTCACCTTCGTGGCCTATTTCGTACCGGCCAGGGAACTGTTCCCCGGCTTCTTCACCTTGCAGGCCGGCGGCTGGACCAGCTTCGCGGTGATCTTCTTCGCCTTCTGCACCTACGGCAACGCCGGCTGGATGCGGGAGATCATGTGCACCCACATCTGCCCCTATGCCCGCTTCCAGTCGGTGATGTTCGACAAGGACACCTTCATCGTCGGTTACGACCCCAGGCGCGGCGAGCCTAGAGGCCCTCGTTCCCGCAAGCAGGACCACAAGGCCCTGGGTCTGGGGGACTGCATCGACTGCCAGCTCTGCGTCCAGGTCTGCCCCACCGGCATCGACATCCGTAACGGCCTGCAGTACGAATGCATCAACTGTGGGGCCTGCATCGACGCCTGCGACGGCGTCATGGACAAGATGGGTTATCCCCGCAAGCTGATCTCCTACACCACCGAGCACCAGCTGTCCGGCGGCAAGACCCATGTGGCCAGGCCCAAGCTCATCGGCTACGGCGCCGTCATGGCCGTGATGCTGGGGCTCTTCGTGCTCACCCTGGCCACCCGCAGCCTGGCCCAGCTGGACGTGGTGCGGGACCGCAACGCCCTCTACCGGGAAACCAACGAAGGGCTGATCGAGAACAGCTACACCCTCAAGGTGCTCAACAAGGATGCCAAGGTCCACGACTTCGTGCTCAAGGTAAAAGGCCTGCCCGCCGACGCCCAGTGGAACGGCGACCAGCACATCCAGGTGGCGCCGGGGGAATTGGCCACCTTGCCCATCAGCCTGGTGCTGGATCCGGCCGATCTCAAAAAGCCCATCACCGACATCCATTTCCAGGCCCAGGCCGCCGACGACCCCGGCATCCAGGCCGACCAGGACTCCCGCTTCTTCGGACCCCATTGA